One genomic segment of Cygnus olor isolate bCygOlo1 chromosome 20, bCygOlo1.pri.v2, whole genome shotgun sequence includes these proteins:
- the LOC121057861 gene encoding apoptosis-inducing factor 3-like isoform X2, producing MATGMDGDDTVTAEVCNEADIGDGELCEVMVAGHPVLLVRNKKEFSALGSRCPHYGAPLSKGVLRGHRLRCPWHGACFNIKTGDIEEYPSLDCLPCFKVTVEEGKVFVTAKKKDLESGVRVKDTSKRCLLNRTTALLLGGGVAALVCAETLRQEGFTGRIIMATKEKHAPYDKSRLIKEMTMKAEDLYLRKPEFLSARDIELWTEKEAVLVDFQKQKVHFKDGSSQKYNQLLIATGSHSSFLKVPGADLQNVCHLQTPEDSSKILELAAGRNVVVVGASFIGMEAAAFLSDKAAAVSVVEKDEFPFQKTLGPQVGGVCMKMLQNKGVKFYTKTELCELKGKDGKVTEAIIASGEKLPADVVVLGIGAFPNSAFLKGTSIARDSSGAILVDLYMQTNIPNVFAAGDVVSFPVALLNGECSSIHHQQVAEAHGSIAAFNMLKKLKELHTVPFFWTTMLGKSIHYAGCGKGFTDTIVKGSLEQQKFLVFYIRDGFVTAAASLNCDPMVSLIAEVLYLGKRISKEEAEACDINQIPSLTET from the exons ATGGCCACCGGTATGGATGGTGATGACACCGTCACCGCCGAGGTCTGCAATGAAGCTGACATTGGCGATGGAGA GCTCTGTGAGGTGATGGTGGCTGGCCACCCGGTGCTGCTGGTGAGGAACAAGAAGGAGTTCAGCGCCCTCGGCAGTAGGTGCCCACACTATGGTGCTCCACTCAGCAAAG GAGTCTTGAGGGGGCACAGGCTGCGCTGCCCCTGGCATGGAGCCTGCTTTAACATCAAAACAGGAGATATTGAGGAATACCCTTCTCTGGACTGTCTTCCCTGCTTTAAG GTAAcagtggaagaaggaaaggtGTTTGTTACAGCAAAAAAGAAG GATCTCGAAAGTGGCGTGAGGGTGAAGGACACAAGCAAACGGTGTCTTCTCAACCGGACCACAGCGCTGCTCCTTGGGGGAG GTGTGGCTGCCCTGGTCTGTGCAGAGACACTTCGCCAAGAGGGCTTTACTGGCAGGATCATCATGGCCACCAAAGAGAAACATGCTCCATATGACAAGTCCAGACTGATCAAG GAAATGACCATGAAAGCTGAGGACCTCTACCTAAGGAAACCCGAATTCCTCAGTGCTCGTGACATAGAGCTCTGGACAGAGAAAgag GCAGTGTTGGTGGATTTCCAGAAGCAGAAGGTCCACTTTAAGGATGGATCCTCTCAGAAGTACAATCAGCTGCTCATTGCAACAGGCAGCCA ctcCAGCTTCCTCAAAGTCCCAGGTGCAGACCTGCAGAACGTATGTCATCTCCAAACCCCAGAAGACTCTAGCAAGATCTTagagctggcagctgggaggAATGTGGTGGTCGTAGGAGCTTCATTCATAG GAATGGAGGCAGCTGCCTTCCTCTCAGacaaggctgctgctgtctcagTGGTGGAAAAAGACGAGTTCCCTTTCCAGAAAACGCTGGGTCCTCAGGTCGGAGGCGTTTGCATGAAG atgctGCAGAATAAAGGGGTGAAGTTTTACACGAAAACAGAACTCTGTGAGCTGAAAGGGAAGGATGGAAAG GTCACAGAGGCCATTATTGCCAGCGGAGAAAAACTACCTGCAGatgtggtggtgctggggataG GGGCGTTTCCCaactctgcatttctgaaggGCACCTCCATCGCCAGAGACAGCAGCGGTGCCATCCTGGTGGATCTG TACATGCAGACCAACATCCCCAATGTCTTTGCTGCGGGGGACGTGGTCTCCTTTCCTGTAGCGCTGCTCAACGGGGAGTGCTCCAGCATCCATCACCAACAGGTGGCCGAGGCCCACG GTTCCATTGCTGCCTTTAACATGCTGAAGAAACTGAAGGAGTTGCACACTGTCCCCTTCTTCTGGACCACAATGCTTGGGAAAAGCATCCACTACGCAG GCTGCGGGAAGGGATTCACAGACACCATTGTGAAGGGCAGCTTGGAGCAACAGAAGTTCCTGGTTTTTTACATCAG ggATGGTTTCGTGactgcagctgccagcctgAACTGTGACCCCATGGTGTCTCTGATTGCAGAAGTTTTATACTTGGGGAAACGAATCTCTAAAGAAGAAGCAGA GGCCTGTGATATCAACCAAATACCCTCGCTGACAGAAACCTGA
- the LOC121057861 gene encoding apoptosis-inducing factor 3-like isoform X1, with amino-acid sequence MATGMDGDDTVTAEVCNEADIGDGELCEVMVAGHPVLLVRNKKEFSALGSRCPHYGAPLSKGVLRGHRLRCPWHGACFNIKTGDIEEYPSLDCLPCFKVTVEEGKVFVTAKKKDLESGVRVKDTSKRCLLNRTTALLLGGGVAALVCAETLRQEGFTGRIIMATKEKHAPYDKSRLIKEMTMKAEDLYLRKPEFLSARDIELWTEKEAVLVDFQKQKVHFKDGSSQKYNQLLIATGSHSSFLKVPGADLQNVCHLQTPEDSSKILELAAGRNVVVVGASFIGMEAAAFLSDKAAAVSVVEKDEFPFQKTLGPQVGGVCMKMLQNKGVKFYTKTELCELKGKDGKVTEAIIASGEKLPADVVVLGIGAFPNSAFLKGTSIARDSSGAILVDLYMQTNIPNVFAAGDVVSFPVALLNGECSSIHHQQVAEAHGSIAAFNMLKKLKELHTVPFFWTTMLGKSIHYAGCGKGFTDTIVKGSLEQQKFLVFYISPQSLLQRGHGCTSPSRGCALQAAASLRTSRETISEQNKQGRHGEEAELPAPSTGDLTKATLPHN; translated from the exons ATGGCCACCGGTATGGATGGTGATGACACCGTCACCGCCGAGGTCTGCAATGAAGCTGACATTGGCGATGGAGA GCTCTGTGAGGTGATGGTGGCTGGCCACCCGGTGCTGCTGGTGAGGAACAAGAAGGAGTTCAGCGCCCTCGGCAGTAGGTGCCCACACTATGGTGCTCCACTCAGCAAAG GAGTCTTGAGGGGGCACAGGCTGCGCTGCCCCTGGCATGGAGCCTGCTTTAACATCAAAACAGGAGATATTGAGGAATACCCTTCTCTGGACTGTCTTCCCTGCTTTAAG GTAAcagtggaagaaggaaaggtGTTTGTTACAGCAAAAAAGAAG GATCTCGAAAGTGGCGTGAGGGTGAAGGACACAAGCAAACGGTGTCTTCTCAACCGGACCACAGCGCTGCTCCTTGGGGGAG GTGTGGCTGCCCTGGTCTGTGCAGAGACACTTCGCCAAGAGGGCTTTACTGGCAGGATCATCATGGCCACCAAAGAGAAACATGCTCCATATGACAAGTCCAGACTGATCAAG GAAATGACCATGAAAGCTGAGGACCTCTACCTAAGGAAACCCGAATTCCTCAGTGCTCGTGACATAGAGCTCTGGACAGAGAAAgag GCAGTGTTGGTGGATTTCCAGAAGCAGAAGGTCCACTTTAAGGATGGATCCTCTCAGAAGTACAATCAGCTGCTCATTGCAACAGGCAGCCA ctcCAGCTTCCTCAAAGTCCCAGGTGCAGACCTGCAGAACGTATGTCATCTCCAAACCCCAGAAGACTCTAGCAAGATCTTagagctggcagctgggaggAATGTGGTGGTCGTAGGAGCTTCATTCATAG GAATGGAGGCAGCTGCCTTCCTCTCAGacaaggctgctgctgtctcagTGGTGGAAAAAGACGAGTTCCCTTTCCAGAAAACGCTGGGTCCTCAGGTCGGAGGCGTTTGCATGAAG atgctGCAGAATAAAGGGGTGAAGTTTTACACGAAAACAGAACTCTGTGAGCTGAAAGGGAAGGATGGAAAG GTCACAGAGGCCATTATTGCCAGCGGAGAAAAACTACCTGCAGatgtggtggtgctggggataG GGGCGTTTCCCaactctgcatttctgaaggGCACCTCCATCGCCAGAGACAGCAGCGGTGCCATCCTGGTGGATCTG TACATGCAGACCAACATCCCCAATGTCTTTGCTGCGGGGGACGTGGTCTCCTTTCCTGTAGCGCTGCTCAACGGGGAGTGCTCCAGCATCCATCACCAACAGGTGGCCGAGGCCCACG GTTCCATTGCTGCCTTTAACATGCTGAAGAAACTGAAGGAGTTGCACACTGTCCCCTTCTTCTGGACCACAATGCTTGGGAAAAGCATCCACTACGCAG GCTGCGGGAAGGGATTCACAGACACCATTGTGAAGGGCAGCTTGGAGCAACAGAAGTTCCTGGTTTTTTACATCAG CCCGCAGAGCCTCCTGCAGCGGGGACATGGCTGCACATCACCCTCCCGTGGCTGCgcactgcaggcagctgccagcctgcGAACCAGCAGGGAGACGatttcagagcaaaacaagCAGGGCAGGCACGGAGAAGAGGCTGAGCTTCCAGCACCTTCCACGGGAGATCTGACAAAAGCCACGCTGCCCCATAACTGA